A stretch of the Streptomyces sp. NBC_01428 genome encodes the following:
- a CDS encoding LysM peptidoglycan-binding domain-containing protein produces MLFSSKGKHRRPNKATRVATLAGVTGVAIAAPLMAAGNASAATGSEWDAVAQCESGGNWSINTGNGYYGGLQFSSSTWAAYGGTAYASTADQASKSQQIAVGEKVLAAQGKGAWPTCGTGLSSAAYSGGSSTPAAPSTSSGSSSAGSSQDRTSEQPASRSQERPAAKKTVTTPTGKKVEKGDGEYKVVKGDTLSSIAQKHHVKGGWQKLFKLNHDIVDDADFIFPGQQLHLH; encoded by the coding sequence ATGCTGTTTTCCAGCAAGGGCAAGCACCGCCGTCCGAACAAGGCCACCCGGGTCGCCACGCTCGCCGGTGTCACCGGTGTCGCCATCGCCGCGCCGCTGATGGCCGCGGGCAACGCCTCCGCCGCGACCGGCTCCGAGTGGGACGCCGTCGCCCAGTGCGAGTCCGGCGGCAACTGGTCGATCAACACCGGCAACGGGTACTACGGCGGCCTGCAGTTCTCGTCCTCCACCTGGGCCGCGTACGGCGGCACCGCGTACGCCTCCACCGCCGACCAGGCCTCGAAGTCGCAGCAGATAGCCGTCGGCGAGAAGGTCCTCGCCGCGCAGGGCAAGGGTGCCTGGCCGACCTGCGGCACCGGCCTGTCGAGCGCCGCCTACAGCGGTGGCAGCTCCACCCCCGCGGCGCCGTCGACCTCCTCCGGCTCCTCGTCGGCCGGCAGCTCGCAGGACCGCACGTCCGAGCAGCCCGCCTCCCGTTCGCAGGAGCGCCCGGCCGCCAAGAAGACCGTCACCACCCCGACCGGCAAGAAGGTCGAGAAGGGCGACGGCGAGTACAAGGTCGTCAAGGGTGACACCCTCAGCTCGATCGCCCAGAAGCACCACGTCAAGGGCGGCTGGCAGAAGCTGTTCAAGCTGAACCACGACATCGTGGACGACGCCGACTTCATCTTCCCGGGCCAGCAGCTCCACCTGCACTGA
- the eno gene encoding phosphopyruvate hydratase, translated as MLVPSIDVVVAREILDSRGNPTVEVEVGLDDGSTGRAAVPSGASTGAFEAIELRDGDPNRYQGKGVEKAVLAVIEQIGPELVGYDATEQRLIDQAMFDLDATDNKGSLGANAILGVSLAVAHAASEASDLPLFRYLGGPNAHLLPVPMMNILNGGSHADSNVDIQEFMIAPIGAESFSEALRWGAEIYHTLKKVLKTKGLSTGLGDEGGFAPNLESNRAALDLIVEAIKQAGYIPGEQIGLALDVAASEFYKDGKYEFEGKSRSAAEMTEYYEELVSAYPLVSIEDPLYEDDWAGWKVITDRLGDKVQIVGDDLFVTNPERLARGIEEGSANALLVKVNQIGSLTETLDAVELAQRNGFKCMMSHRSGETEDVTIADLAVAVNCGQIKTGAPARSDRVAKYNQLLRIEEILDDAAVYAGRSAFPRFKG; from the coding sequence ATGCTCGTGCCGTCCATCGACGTCGTCGTAGCCCGGGAAATCCTGGACTCCCGAGGCAACCCCACGGTCGAGGTCGAGGTCGGCCTCGACGACGGCAGCACGGGTCGTGCCGCCGTTCCGTCCGGCGCCTCCACCGGTGCCTTCGAGGCCATCGAGCTCCGTGACGGTGACCCCAACCGTTACCAGGGCAAGGGTGTCGAGAAGGCCGTCCTCGCCGTCATCGAGCAGATCGGCCCGGAGCTCGTCGGCTACGACGCCACCGAGCAGCGCCTGATCGACCAGGCGATGTTCGACCTGGACGCCACCGACAACAAGGGCTCGCTCGGCGCCAACGCGATCCTCGGCGTCTCGCTCGCCGTCGCGCACGCCGCCTCCGAGGCGTCCGACCTGCCGCTCTTCCGCTACCTGGGCGGCCCGAACGCGCACCTGCTGCCCGTTCCGATGATGAACATCCTGAACGGCGGGTCGCACGCCGACTCGAACGTGGACATCCAGGAGTTCATGATCGCCCCGATCGGCGCGGAGTCGTTCTCGGAGGCCCTGCGCTGGGGCGCCGAGATCTACCACACGCTCAAGAAGGTGCTGAAGACCAAGGGCTTGTCGACCGGCCTCGGTGACGAGGGCGGCTTCGCCCCGAACCTGGAGTCCAACCGCGCCGCCCTCGACCTCATCGTCGAGGCCATCAAGCAGGCCGGTTACATCCCCGGTGAGCAGATCGGCCTCGCGCTCGACGTCGCCGCGTCCGAGTTCTACAAGGACGGCAAGTACGAGTTCGAGGGCAAGTCCCGCTCGGCCGCCGAGATGACGGAGTACTACGAGGAGCTCGTCTCCGCGTACCCGCTCGTCTCCATCGAGGACCCGCTGTACGAGGACGACTGGGCCGGCTGGAAGGTCATCACCGACCGGCTGGGCGACAAGGTCCAGATCGTCGGCGACGACCTCTTCGTCACCAACCCGGAGCGTCTGGCCCGCGGCATCGAGGAGGGCTCCGCCAACGCCCTGCTCGTCAAGGTCAACCAGATCGGCTCGCTGACCGAGACGCTGGACGCCGTCGAGCTGGCCCAGCGCAACGGCTTCAAGTGCATGATGTCCCACCGCTCCGGCGAGACCGAGGACGTCACCATCGCCGACCTCGCGGTCGCCGTGAACTGCGGCCAGATCAAGACCGGCGCCCCGGCTCGCTCGGACCGCGTCGCCAAGTACAACCAGCTGCTGCGCATCGAGGAGATCCTCGACGACGCCGCGGTGTACGCCGGCCGCAGCGCCTTCCCCCGCTTCAAGGGCTGA
- a CDS encoding FtsB family cell division protein produces the protein MAVKDRDRFSTSTRLKLLGEQTAARVYRSQTKRQARRSRLTGRAALLALVLCSLIVALAYPMRQYVSQRAEVADLEHRQEQARQRVEQLRDLKARWQDDAYAEHQIRQRLHYVMPGENGYIVVDPDAAKQARAGQGAADRPWYTNVWDGVDKSDAADQ, from the coding sequence ATGGCCGTGAAGGACCGGGACCGGTTCTCCACCTCGACCAGGCTCAAGCTGCTCGGCGAGCAGACGGCGGCCCGGGTCTACCGCTCCCAGACCAAACGGCAGGCCCGCCGTTCCCGGCTCACCGGCCGGGCCGCGCTCCTCGCTCTCGTCCTGTGCTCCCTGATCGTCGCGCTCGCCTATCCCATGCGGCAGTACGTCTCCCAGCGTGCCGAGGTCGCCGACCTGGAGCACCGTCAGGAGCAGGCCCGTCAGCGGGTCGAGCAACTGCGTGACCTGAAGGCCCGCTGGCAGGACGACGCGTACGCCGAGCACCAGATCCGGCAGCGGCTGCACTACGTCATGCCGGGCGAGAACGGCTACATCGTGGTCGACCCGGACGCGGCGAAGCAGGCCCGCGCCGGCCAGGGTGCCGCCGACCGCCCCTGGTACACCAACGTCTGGGACGGCGTGGACAAGTCCGACGCCGCCGACCAGTGA
- a CDS encoding DUF501 domain-containing protein, protein METPPPTTPRTEPTDADVEAFKQQLGRPPRGLRAIAHRCPCGQPDVVETAPRLPDGTPFPTTYYLTCPRAASAIGTLEANGVMKEMTDRLATDPELAAAYRAAHEDYIARRDAIEVLAGFPSAGGMPDRVKCLHVLVAHSLAAGPGVNPLGDETIAMLPEWWRKGACVTVPGAPAGEGWQTGTTEDGTGHFAVKPVEAAETAEPVEGDGR, encoded by the coding sequence ATGGAAACGCCACCGCCGACCACCCCGCGCACCGAGCCCACCGACGCCGACGTCGAGGCCTTCAAGCAGCAGCTCGGCCGGCCGCCGCGCGGGCTGCGCGCGATCGCGCACCGCTGCCCCTGCGGTCAGCCCGACGTGGTGGAGACGGCGCCCCGCCTCCCCGACGGCACCCCCTTCCCGACCACGTACTACCTGACGTGCCCCCGGGCGGCGTCCGCGATCGGGACCCTGGAGGCCAACGGGGTCATGAAGGAGATGACGGACCGGCTGGCGACCGACCCGGAACTGGCCGCCGCCTACCGCGCCGCCCACGAGGACTACATCGCGCGCCGTGACGCCATCGAGGTCCTGGCGGGCTTCCCGAGCGCGGGCGGCATGCCGGACCGGGTCAAGTGCCTGCACGTCCTCGTCGCCCACTCGCTGGCCGCGGGACCGGGCGTGAACCCGCTCGGCGACGAGACCATCGCGATGCTGCCGGAGTGGTGGCGCAAGGGAGCGTGCGTGACGGTCCCCGGCGCGCCGGCCGGCGAGGGGTGGCAGACGGGGACGACGGAGGACGGCACCGGCCACTTCGCCGTGAAGCCCGTGGAGGCCGCTGAGACCGCCGAGCCCGTCGAAGGTGACGGCCGGTGA
- a CDS encoding Ppx/GppA phosphatase family protein, whose amino-acid sequence MTRVAAIDCGTNSIRLLVADADPETGELVDLDRRMTIVRLGQGVDRTGRLAPEALERTFAACREYAAVIKEHGAERLRFVATSASRDAENRDDFVRGVLDILGVEPEVISGDQEAEFSFTGATLELKGSDDLAKPYLVVDIGGGSTEFVVGADTVRAARSVDVGCVRMTERHLVYDGGVTDPPTAEQVAAMRADIEAALDLAAETVPLREARTLVGLAGSVTTVSAIAQELPAYDPAAIHHSRIPVERVREITEWLLRSTHAERAAVPSMHPGRVDVIGAGALVLLSIMERTGAREVVVSEHDILDGIAWSVA is encoded by the coding sequence GTGACCCGCGTCGCCGCGATCGACTGCGGTACGAACTCGATCCGCCTGCTGGTCGCCGACGCGGACCCGGAGACCGGGGAACTCGTCGACCTGGACCGCCGGATGACCATCGTCCGGCTCGGCCAGGGCGTCGACCGGACGGGACGGCTCGCCCCGGAGGCGCTGGAGCGGACGTTCGCCGCGTGCCGCGAGTACGCCGCCGTCATCAAGGAGCACGGCGCCGAGCGGCTCCGCTTCGTGGCCACCTCCGCCTCCCGGGACGCCGAGAACCGCGACGACTTCGTGCGCGGCGTCCTCGACATCCTCGGCGTCGAACCCGAGGTCATCAGCGGGGACCAGGAGGCGGAGTTCTCCTTCACCGGCGCGACCCTGGAACTGAAGGGCAGCGACGACCTGGCCAAGCCGTACCTCGTGGTGGACATCGGCGGCGGCTCGACCGAGTTCGTGGTCGGCGCCGACACGGTGCGCGCGGCACGCTCCGTGGACGTCGGCTGCGTGCGGATGACGGAGCGGCACCTCGTGTACGACGGCGGCGTCACCGACCCGCCCACCGCCGAGCAGGTCGCGGCCATGCGCGCCGACATCGAGGCGGCCCTCGACCTCGCCGCCGAGACCGTCCCGCTGCGCGAGGCACGCACGCTCGTCGGCCTGGCGGGCTCGGTCACCACGGTCTCGGCGATCGCCCAGGAGCTGCCCGCCTACGACCCCGCGGCCATCCACCACTCGCGGATCCCCGTCGAGCGGGTCCGCGAGATCACCGAGTGGCTGCTGCGCTCCACCCACGCCGAGCGCGCGGCCGTCCCCTCCATGCATCCGGGGCGCGTCGACGTGATCGGCGCGGGCGCCCTGGTCCTCCTGTCGATCATGGAGCGCACCGGCGCCCGGGAGGTCGTCGTGAGCGAGCACGACATCCTCGACGGCATCGCCTGGTCGGTGGCCTAG